The [Actinobacillus] rossii genome contains a region encoding:
- the rnfD gene encoding electron transport complex protein RnfD, which yields MFKLTSSPHIHSGKLTARIMLWVIFAMLPALVAQIYYFGFGVLIQALLAICTALVLEFLVTKLRKKPSLFYISDFSVVLTALILAMAIPPYTPYWVILIGIFVAVILGKHVYGGLGQNLFNPAMVGYVVLLISFPVQMTNWIPPIDLLNEPPTFSDSVSLIFSNITSDGFTLSQLTSSIDGITSATPLDTIKTGVKAGAHSLTEITRSPIFEPIFPLATKDAVQGMGWAQVNIAFLIGGLFLIWKKIVHWQIPVAFLTALFILSSFNYFYSPFGTNPFFQLFTGAAMFGAFFIATDPVSAPVTPLGKWLFGLLVGAFVSLIRFYGNYPDGVAFAVLLANICVPLIDQYTRPRVTGHRRKGKH from the coding sequence ATGTTTAAACTAACCAGTTCACCCCATATTCATTCAGGCAAACTTACTGCTCGCATTATGCTGTGGGTTATTTTTGCTATGCTACCTGCATTAGTGGCACAAATTTATTACTTTGGTTTTGGTGTACTCATTCAAGCCTTACTCGCTATCTGCACTGCGTTAGTATTGGAATTTCTCGTCACCAAGTTACGTAAAAAGCCTTCACTCTTTTATATTAGTGATTTTAGTGTGGTTTTAACCGCACTTATTCTGGCTATGGCGATTCCACCTTACACACCTTATTGGGTTATTTTAATCGGCATATTCGTTGCGGTTATTTTAGGTAAGCATGTTTACGGTGGGCTTGGACAAAATCTATTTAACCCAGCTATGGTCGGGTATGTCGTGCTACTAATTTCATTTCCAGTGCAAATGACAAATTGGATACCTCCTATTGATTTACTCAATGAACCGCCTACTTTTTCTGATAGTGTCAGTTTGATTTTTTCTAATATCACCAGTGATGGTTTTACGTTATCTCAGCTAACATCATCAATTGATGGTATTACATCGGCAACTCCACTTGATACAATAAAAACCGGTGTCAAAGCTGGCGCGCATTCGCTTACTGAAATCACGCGCTCGCCTATTTTTGAACCTATTTTCCCATTAGCCACAAAAGACGCTGTTCAAGGTATGGGTTGGGCTCAAGTTAATATTGCCTTTTTAATTGGAGGACTATTTCTCATTTGGAAAAAAATTGTTCACTGGCAAATTCCTGTAGCATTTTTGACCGCACTTTTCATTTTGAGCAGCTTTAATTATTTCTACTCACCATTTGGTACGAATCCATTCTTCCAGTTATTTACTGGTGCGGCGATGTTTGGGGCTTTTTTCATCGCAACCGATCCTGTCTCAGCACCGGTCACGCCTTTAGGAAAATGGCTTTTCGGCTTACTTGTTGGCGCCTTTGTCAGCTTAATCCGATTTTACGGCAACTATCCTGACGGAGTGGCATTTGCAGTTTTACTGGCCAACATCTGCGTACCACTGATTGATCAATATACTCGTCCAAGAGTCACTGGTCATAGACGAAAAGGAAAGCATTAA
- a CDS encoding electron transport complex protein RnfG — MNITKISAKYGALLGLVALLCTAISTGIYFLTKEKIDAEVAKQQQELLAQVLPQTYYDNDVITNCETPDSREIDKICAALLHGKISAYAIEATAPDGYSGNIRLLFGMTVDGEILGVRVLQHKETPGLGDKIETRISNWILSFNNKKITPDNLQDWAVKKDGGKFDQFAGATITPRAIVNQVKRSALEVLKNSESAVKN; from the coding sequence ATGAATATAACGAAGATCTCCGCCAAATACGGTGCATTACTCGGGCTAGTCGCATTGCTTTGTACCGCTATTTCTACCGGCATTTATTTTCTGACGAAAGAAAAAATTGACGCAGAAGTTGCCAAACAACAGCAAGAATTATTAGCACAGGTTCTGCCACAAACTTATTACGATAATGATGTCATAACAAATTGCGAAACACCAGATTCACGAGAAATCGACAAAATTTGTGCCGCACTTTTGCACGGAAAAATCAGTGCATATGCCATTGAAGCTACAGCTCCTGATGGTTATTCAGGTAATATTCGTTTGTTATTTGGAATGACAGTAGACGGCGAAATTCTTGGCGTTCGCGTATTGCAACATAAAGAAACGCCAGGATTAGGGGATAAAATTGAAACGCGTATTTCCAATTGGATACTCAGTTTTAATAATAAAAAAATTACACCAGATAATTTACAAGATTGGGCAGTGAAAAAAGATGGGGGTAAGTTTGACCAATTTGCTGGTGCCACCATCACACCACGCGCTATCGTCAATCAAGTCAAGCGTTCTGCTTTGGAAGTTCTGAAAAATTCCGAAAGTGCGGTGAAAAATTAA
- the rnfB gene encoding electron transport complex protein RnfB, whose product MIYAILFSIAALALILGAILGMASIKLKVEADPFAEKIDAVLPQSQCGQCGYPGCKPYAEAIVNGDDITKCIPGGQPTVIKIAEILGVDVPTLDGIEEPETKVAFIDENMCIGCTKCIQACPVDAIIGTNKSLHTIIPDLCTGCELCVAPCPTDCISMIKVGKNLDNWDWKMSPSVIPVKNIDMVAEGEK is encoded by the coding sequence ATGATTTACGCGATTCTTTTTTCTATTGCGGCCCTTGCCCTTATCTTGGGGGCTATTTTGGGTATGGCGTCAATAAAACTCAAAGTGGAAGCCGATCCTTTTGCAGAAAAAATTGATGCCGTGTTGCCACAAAGCCAATGTGGTCAATGTGGTTACCCGGGTTGTAAACCTTATGCAGAGGCTATTGTCAATGGTGATGACATCACAAAATGTATTCCTGGCGGACAACCTACTGTGATCAAAATTGCGGAGATTTTAGGCGTAGATGTCCCAACTCTGGATGGCATAGAAGAACCCGAAACCAAAGTAGCCTTTATCGATGAAAATATGTGTATTGGTTGTACAAAATGCATTCAGGCTTGTCCCGTAGATGCCATTATTGGTACAAATAAATCCTTGCATACGATTATTCCTGACCTTTGTACCGGTTGTGAACTTTGTGTTGCACCTTGCCCTACAGATTGTATATCTATGATTAAAGTCGGCAAAAATTTAGATAACTGGGATTGGAAAATGTCCCCTAGCGTCATTCCAGTAAAAAATATAGACATGGTAGCGGAAGGAGAAAAGTAA
- the metX gene encoding homoserine O-acetyltransferase — MAVQKVTLFTEQPLALIFGEQLDHIDVAYQTYGTLNADKSNVILLCHALTGDAEPYFAENNQNGWWQQFIGKGLAFDTSKYFFICSNVLGGCKGSTGPSSINLKSGKPFGSQFPHITVQDIVRVQKALIDYLQIPHLHAVIGGSFGGMQATQWAIYYPDFVDNVVNLCSSLTFSAEAIGFNHVMRQAIVNDPNFNGGDYYDGEPPEKGLAIARMLGMLTYRTDIQLAKAFGRARKAESQFWGDYFQVESYLSYQGKKFLDRFDANSYLHLLRALDLYDPAVGFDNLKTALARIKARYTLVAVTNDQLFKLVDLHKTKTALDQAGVELQYYEFASDYGHDAFLVDYDAFDSKIRSGIA; from the coding sequence ATGGCAGTACAAAAAGTCACGCTTTTCACCGAGCAGCCTTTGGCTTTGATTTTTGGTGAACAGCTCGATCATATCGATGTCGCTTATCAAACCTATGGCACATTGAATGCAGATAAGAGTAACGTGATTTTACTTTGCCATGCACTAACTGGCGATGCGGAGCCTTATTTTGCTGAAAATAACCAAAATGGTTGGTGGCAGCAATTTATAGGGAAAGGTTTGGCTTTTGATACATCGAAGTATTTTTTTATTTGCTCCAACGTATTAGGTGGCTGCAAAGGAAGTACAGGGCCTTCATCAATCAATCTGAAATCGGGTAAACCCTTCGGCAGTCAATTTCCGCATATCACGGTACAGGATATTGTACGTGTGCAAAAAGCATTAATTGATTATCTTCAAATTCCTCATCTTCATGCGGTGATTGGTGGATCGTTTGGCGGAATGCAAGCGACACAGTGGGCGATTTATTACCCTGATTTTGTAGATAATGTCGTTAATTTGTGTTCATCTTTGACTTTTAGCGCGGAAGCCATAGGATTCAATCATGTTATGCGCCAAGCCATTGTTAATGATCCAAATTTTAATGGTGGAGATTATTATGATGGTGAACCACCTGAAAAAGGGCTTGCGATTGCACGGATGTTAGGGATGTTGACTTATCGTACGGATATTCAGCTCGCTAAAGCGTTTGGACGTGCTAGGAAAGCTGAAAGTCAGTTTTGGGGAGATTATTTCCAAGTAGAAAGTTATTTAAGTTATCAAGGCAAAAAGTTTTTAGACCGTTTTGATGCTAATAGTTATTTGCACTTACTGCGAGCTTTAGATTTATATGATCCCGCAGTTGGGTTTGATAATCTGAAAACGGCATTAGCGCGTATTAAAGCACGTTATACTTTAGTGGCAGTGACAAATGATCAATTATTCAAACTTGTTGATTTGCATAAAACGAAGACGGCATTAGATCAAGCAGGCGTAGAATTGCAGTATTATGAGTTTGCTTCTGACTATGGGCATGATGCATTTTTAGTTGATTATGATGCTTTTGATAGCAAAATTCGTAGTGGAATAGCGTAA
- the rnfA gene encoding Na(+)-translocating NADH-quinone reductase subunit E — protein sequence MEYILLIISTALINNFVLVKFLGLCPFMGVSKKVDTAIGMGLATMFVLTVASLCAYLVDAYLLKPLNAEFLRTLVFILVIAVVVQFTEMVINKTSPTLYRLLGIFLPLITTNCAVLGVALLNINLAHNLVQSVIYGFGASLGFALVLVLFASLRERLVGADIPMPFRGASIALITAGLMSLAFMGFAGLVRA from the coding sequence ATGGAATATATTTTACTCATCATTTCTACCGCCCTGATTAATAACTTTGTATTAGTCAAATTTCTAGGGCTTTGTCCATTTATGGGCGTATCCAAAAAAGTGGATACGGCTATTGGTATGGGCTTGGCTACGATGTTTGTACTTACTGTTGCTTCTCTCTGTGCTTATCTTGTAGATGCTTATTTACTCAAACCACTTAATGCAGAATTCCTACGCACATTAGTCTTTATCCTCGTGATTGCAGTGGTAGTACAATTTACCGAAATGGTCATCAACAAAACCAGTCCAACACTCTATCGATTATTAGGTATTTTCTTGCCTTTAATCACTACAAACTGCGCCGTTTTAGGGGTTGCTTTGCTCAACATTAACCTTGCTCATAATTTAGTACAATCTGTCATCTACGGCTTTGGCGCATCGCTTGGCTTTGCCCTTGTATTAGTATTATTTGCATCGCTGAGAGAACGTTTAGTCGGTGCGGATATACCTATGCCATTTCGCGGTGCATCAATTGCCTTAATTACAGCAGGTTTAATGTCCCTTGCCTTTATGGGCTTTGCAGGCTTAGTGAGAGCTTAG
- the rnfC gene encoding electron transport complex protein RnfC has product MTDVISRYNSGKLWDFDGGIHPPEMKSQSNQTPITHAPLPTYFYVPVKQHVGNAGNILVKVGDHVLKGQPLTQGDVLRTLPIHAPTSGTVTAIEPYIAAHPSGLSELSIYIQADGLDQWREQSPIADFLQFTPTQLIDKIYQAGIAGLGGAVFPTAAKVDAAQNKVKLLIINGAECEPYITCDDRLMRDYADEIIEGCRILRYILRPEKMVIAIEDNKPEAIKALNMALHGADDIDIRVIPTKYPSGAAKQLIQILTGMEVPHGQRSSSIGVLMQNVGTVFAIKRAVIDDEPLIERVVTLTGDKIPHKGNQWVRFGTPINFLLENAGYQADKRFPVFVGGPMMGLMIPDLNAPVTKTANCLLAPDHFEYDAQATEQSCIRCSACSDACPVHLMPQQMYWYSRAEDHENAQKQNLMDCIECGLCAYVCPSHIPLIQYFRQEKAKIWEIADKAKKSEEAKLRFEARQARLEQEMKERQERSQRAAAARREEIAANKGEDPVKAALERLKAKKAGEANTITGDAKIKTILGKNGETLPDNSDLMAQRKARRLARQQVTENSDITNGSCGSVALIETKKTLEDSTALDPKKAAIAAALARAKAKKAAQQTQTVDTPLTEQSAVENATVSESETPAKTDPKKAAIAAAIARAKAKKAAQQTQTVDTPLTEQSAVENATVSKSEIPTETDPKKAAIAAAIARAKAKKAAQQTQTVDTPLTEQSAVGNATVSKSEIPTETDPKKAAIAAAIARAKAKKATLQANKEN; this is encoded by the coding sequence ATGACAGATGTAATCAGCCGCTACAATTCAGGTAAACTTTGGGATTTTGATGGCGGCATTCACCCACCTGAAATGAAATCACAATCTAACCAAACACCGATTACTCACGCACCATTGCCAACTTATTTTTACGTACCCGTAAAACAGCATGTTGGAAATGCGGGCAATATTTTGGTAAAAGTCGGTGATCATGTGCTTAAAGGTCAACCTTTAACTCAAGGCGATGTTTTACGTACCTTACCTATCCACGCGCCAACATCGGGGACTGTCACTGCAATCGAGCCTTATATCGCCGCTCATCCATCAGGTTTATCAGAGCTATCTATTTATATTCAAGCAGACGGATTAGACCAATGGCGTGAACAATCGCCCATTGCAGATTTTTTACAATTCACACCAACACAGCTGATCGACAAAATTTACCAAGCAGGTATTGCCGGTTTAGGTGGTGCGGTATTTCCGACTGCTGCAAAAGTTGATGCAGCACAAAATAAAGTCAAATTACTCATTATTAATGGCGCTGAATGTGAACCTTATATCACCTGTGATGACAGATTAATGCGCGATTATGCCGATGAAATCATTGAAGGCTGCCGTATTTTACGCTATATCTTACGCCCAGAAAAAATGGTTATCGCGATCGAAGATAACAAACCTGAAGCGATAAAAGCCTTAAACATGGCGTTACATGGAGCTGATGATATTGATATTCGCGTCATTCCAACGAAATATCCGTCAGGTGCGGCAAAACAGCTCATTCAAATTTTAACTGGGATGGAAGTGCCACACGGGCAACGTTCATCAAGTATTGGAGTGTTAATGCAAAATGTGGGAACAGTATTTGCCATTAAACGCGCGGTCATTGATGATGAACCATTAATTGAACGCGTGGTGACACTCACTGGTGATAAAATCCCACATAAAGGTAATCAATGGGTAAGATTCGGTACACCAATTAACTTCTTGCTCGAAAATGCAGGATATCAGGCAGATAAACGTTTCCCTGTTTTTGTTGGTGGGCCTATGATGGGACTGATGATTCCTGATTTGAATGCCCCTGTGACCAAGACAGCAAACTGTTTGCTTGCACCTGATCACTTTGAATATGATGCTCAAGCAACAGAACAATCTTGCATTCGTTGCTCAGCCTGTTCTGATGCTTGCCCTGTGCATTTAATGCCACAACAGATGTATTGGTATTCACGTGCAGAAGATCACGAGAATGCCCAAAAACAAAACTTAATGGATTGCATTGAATGTGGCTTATGTGCCTATGTCTGCCCAAGTCATATTCCATTAATTCAATATTTTCGCCAAGAAAAAGCCAAAATTTGGGAAATTGCAGACAAGGCGAAAAAATCCGAAGAAGCGAAACTCCGTTTTGAAGCTCGACAAGCTCGTCTTGAACAAGAAATGAAAGAACGTCAAGAGCGTAGCCAACGAGCTGCCGCGGCTCGCCGCGAAGAAATTGCAGCCAATAAAGGGGAGGATCCTGTGAAAGCGGCACTTGAACGATTGAAAGCGAAGAAAGCGGGCGAAGCGAATACCATCACTGGAGATGCGAAGATCAAAACGATCCTTGGTAAAAACGGTGAAACACTGCCAGATAATAGCGATTTAATGGCACAACGTAAAGCTCGCCGTCTTGCTCGCCAGCAAGTCACTGAAAATTCCGATATTACCAATGGTTCTTGTGGTTCAGTCGCACTTATCGAAACAAAAAAAACGCTTGAAGATTCGACCGCACTTGACCCGAAAAAGGCAGCGATTGCCGCCGCCCTTGCTCGTGCAAAAGCCAAGAAAGCAGCGCAACAAACACAAACGGTTGACACGCCATTAACTGAACAAAGTGCGGTAGAAAATGCAACAGTTTCCGAATCTGAAACACCGGCTAAAACAGATCCGAAGAAAGCCGCTATTGCGGCTGCCATTGCTCGAGCAAAAGCCAAGAAAGCCGCGCAACAAACACAAACGGTTGACACGCCATTAACTGAACAAAGTGCGGTAGAAAATGCAACGGTTTCCAAATCTGAAATACCGACTGAAACAGATCCGAAGAAAGCCGCTATTGCGGCTGCCATTGCTCGCGCCAAAGCCAAGAAAGCCGCGCAACAAACACAAACGGTTGACACGCCATTAACTGAACAAAGCGCGGTAGGAAATGCAACGGTTTCCAAATCTGAAATACCGACTGAAACAGATCCGAAGAAAGCCGCTATAGCCGCCGCTATTGCTCGTGCCAAAGCCAAGAAAGCCACGTTACAAGCGAACAAGGAAAATTAA
- the nth gene encoding endonuclease III encodes MNQQKRIEILTRLRDNNPHPTTELNFSSPFELLIAVILSAQATDKGVNKATDKLFSVANTPEAIYALGVEGLKEYIKTIGLFNSKAENIIKTCKDLIEKHHSQVPEDRAALEALAGVGRKTANVVLNTAFGHPTIAVDTHIFRVANRTNFAPGKDVTKVEEKLLKVVPAEFKVDVHHWLILHGRYTCIARKPRCGSCIIEDLCEYKDKTEI; translated from the coding sequence ATGAACCAACAAAAACGTATTGAAATTCTCACACGCTTACGTGATAACAACCCACATCCCACTACAGAGCTAAATTTCAGTTCACCGTTTGAATTGTTAATCGCCGTAATTTTGTCCGCGCAAGCAACCGATAAAGGTGTTAACAAAGCAACGGATAAACTCTTTTCTGTCGCCAACACACCCGAAGCAATTTATGCCTTAGGTGTAGAGGGTTTAAAAGAATATATTAAAACTATTGGGTTATTTAATAGCAAAGCAGAAAATATTATTAAAACCTGTAAAGATCTAATTGAAAAACATCATAGTCAAGTGCCTGAAGATCGTGCGGCATTAGAAGCTTTGGCTGGCGTAGGTCGTAAAACTGCTAACGTAGTATTAAATACGGCATTTGGGCATCCCACTATTGCGGTTGATACGCATATTTTTCGTGTTGCAAACCGAACTAATTTTGCGCCGGGAAAAGATGTGACCAAAGTGGAAGAAAAATTGCTCAAAGTGGTCCCTGCAGAGTTTAAAGTGGATGTACACCATTGGTTAATTTTACATGGACGTTACACTTGTATCGCGCGTAAACCACGTTGTGGTTCTTGTATTATCGAAGATTTATGTGAATATAAAGACAAAACGGAAATTTGA
- the rnfE gene encoding electron transport complex protein RsxE, with protein MEKQQSIWRELLTQGLWRNNPTVVQLLGLCPLLAVSNTATNALGLGLATLLVLTCTNTMISLFRKQIPHEIRIPIYVMIIATTVTAVQLLMNAYTYSLYQSLGIFIPLIVTNCIVIGRAEAFASKNSVAHAAFDGFAMGLGMTLSLFALGALREILGNGTLFDGIHLLLGDWAKSLRIEFFHNDSNLLLAILPPGAFIGLGIILAVKNLLDHRK; from the coding sequence ATGGAAAAACAACAATCAATTTGGCGCGAGTTACTCACTCAAGGCTTATGGCGCAATAACCCAACTGTCGTACAACTACTCGGTCTTTGCCCATTACTTGCTGTATCAAATACGGCGACTAATGCGCTGGGTTTAGGCCTTGCTACGTTGTTGGTACTGACTTGTACAAATACGATGATTTCTCTATTCCGGAAACAAATCCCCCACGAAATTCGGATTCCAATTTATGTGATGATTATCGCCACCACTGTTACTGCAGTGCAACTGTTGATGAACGCCTATACTTATAGCCTTTATCAATCACTGGGCATTTTCATTCCACTCATTGTCACGAACTGTATCGTTATTGGTCGAGCAGAAGCCTTTGCGTCCAAAAATAGTGTTGCCCATGCTGCATTTGATGGTTTCGCTATGGGGCTTGGTATGACACTCAGCTTATTTGCCCTTGGTGCGCTACGTGAGATTCTAGGTAACGGCACACTATTTGATGGTATTCATTTATTATTAGGGGACTGGGCGAAATCATTACGGATTGAATTTTTCCACAATGATAGTAATCTTCTCCTTGCCATTTTACCGCCGGGGGCATTTATTGGCTTAGGTATTATTTTAGCTGTAAAAAATCTTTTGGATCACCGTAAATAA
- the cueR gene encoding MerR family transcriptional regulator: protein MNINEVAKRTQLTPKAIRFYEEKGLITPPTRAINGYRTYDQVHIEELNLLHQARQVGFSLPECKDLLELYKNPHRRSADVKARTLTRIGEIDQQIAQLQSIRALLSDLAEQCPGDDSEHCPIINGLTGKCCHTQ from the coding sequence ATGAATATTAATGAAGTAGCAAAACGTACTCAACTGACACCCAAAGCAATTCGTTTTTATGAAGAGAAAGGATTAATTACGCCACCAACTCGTGCGATAAATGGCTATCGAACTTATGATCAAGTACATATTGAAGAATTAAATTTATTACACCAAGCCCGCCAAGTTGGTTTCTCTTTGCCGGAATGCAAAGATTTATTGGAACTGTATAAAAATCCCCACCGTCGCAGCGCTGATGTGAAAGCGCGGACATTAACCCGTATTGGTGAAATTGATCAACAAATTGCTCAACTACAATCGATACGAGCACTACTCTCAGATCTTGCGGAACAATGTCCTGGCGATGATAGCGAGCATTGTCCGATCATTAATGGATTAACAGGGAAATGTTGTCATACCCAATAA
- a CDS encoding SanA protein, with amino-acid sequence MPSILSLIISKVRSFFGIFPVKRILLWAIGLILGFVLIIALVDRGIAYYVKDEVYTDIEKIPYRPYGLILGTAKYVSRGVPNQFYEQRMNAAKSLFSQNKLDYLLLSGDNRTLQYNEPRTMTRDLRRMGISEQFLFPDYAGFRTLDSIIRAKEVFHAEPMTIVTQRFHCERALFIAKYYNINAICFAADIPYVFSMTRVRETLARMLMLWELLIEKQPHFLGNPEPLPPPIDRTKNMDSSALSL; translated from the coding sequence ATGCCATCAATCCTTAGCCTAATTATAAGCAAAGTGCGGTCGTTTTTCGGGATATTTCCCGTTAAGCGCATTTTATTATGGGCAATAGGTTTAATTCTTGGATTTGTCTTGATCATCGCGTTAGTCGATCGTGGTATTGCCTATTATGTTAAAGATGAGGTTTATACGGATATCGAAAAAATTCCTTATCGTCCTTATGGGCTTATTCTGGGTACGGCAAAATACGTCTCACGAGGTGTACCAAACCAATTTTATGAACAACGTATGAATGCCGCTAAGTCGTTATTCTCCCAAAATAAATTAGATTACTTATTATTAAGTGGCGATAACCGAACATTACAATATAATGAACCCCGCACGATGACACGCGATTTACGTCGTATGGGAATCAGTGAGCAATTTTTATTCCCCGATTACGCTGGATTCCGGACACTTGACAGTATTATCCGTGCTAAAGAAGTTTTCCACGCTGAACCCATGACAATTGTAACCCAACGTTTCCACTGTGAACGCGCACTATTCATTGCCAAATATTACAATATTAATGCTATTTGCTTTGCTGCTGATATCCCTTATGTTTTTTCTATGACACGCGTTCGAGAAACCTTAGCTCGTATGCTCATGTTGTGGGAATTACTCATTGAAAAACAACCGCACTTTCTAGGCAATCCTGAACCCTTGCCCCCACCTATCGATCGAACGAAAAATATGGATTCATCTGCGCTTTCACTATAA
- the hldE gene encoding bifunctional heptose 7-phosphate kinase/heptose 1-phosphate adenyltransferase, protein MAQYSAQFPIAKVLVLGDVMLDRYWFGATNRISPEAPVPVVRVQENEERAGGAANVAMNIASLNVPVKLLGLTGNDEAGSALTALLEKEKIHCDFVKLDSHPTITKLRILSRHQQLLRLDFEENFNNVHSESLFEKLQLALKNVGALVLSDYGKGTLNDVQKMIQMARQVKVPVLIDPKGTDFERYRGATLLTPNMSEFEAVVGKCESEEDIVAKGLKMIADFELSALLVTRSEKGMTLLRPNQPAFHLPTEAKEVYDVTGAGDTVISVVATGLADGRSLEESCYLANVAAGIVVGKLGTSTVSTVELENAIHGRTTTGFGIMTETELKSAVKLAKDRGEKIVMTNGCFDILHPGHVSYLENARKLGDRLIVAVNTDASVKRLKGESRPINDLNNRMAVLAGLASVDWLVAFDEDTPQRLIGEILPDLLVKGGDYKPEDIAGSKEVWANGGDVKVLNFENGCSTSNVIKKIQELG, encoded by the coding sequence ATGGCTCAATATTCTGCTCAATTTCCAATCGCTAAAGTACTTGTGCTTGGTGATGTGATGCTTGATCGTTATTGGTTCGGTGCGACAAATCGGATTTCCCCAGAAGCACCCGTACCGGTTGTTCGTGTACAAGAAAATGAAGAACGAGCTGGTGGAGCAGCAAACGTGGCAATGAATATTGCTTCACTTAATGTTCCCGTAAAATTATTAGGTTTAACGGGAAATGATGAGGCCGGCTCGGCATTAACGGCATTACTTGAAAAAGAAAAAATCCATTGTGATTTTGTGAAATTAGATAGCCATCCGACGATTACAAAATTACGTATTTTGTCACGTCATCAACAATTATTACGTCTTGATTTTGAAGAAAATTTTAATAATGTACATAGCGAAAGTTTGTTTGAAAAATTACAACTTGCGTTGAAAAATGTTGGCGCGTTAGTTTTGTCAGATTATGGTAAAGGTACGCTTAATGATGTGCAAAAAATGATTCAAATGGCACGTCAAGTTAAGGTGCCTGTATTAATTGATCCCAAAGGCACGGATTTTGAACGTTATCGTGGGGCGACACTATTGACGCCAAATATGTCTGAATTTGAAGCTGTTGTAGGCAAATGTGAGAGCGAAGAGGACATCGTAGCAAAAGGGTTAAAAATGATTGCCGATTTTGAATTAAGCGCACTTTTAGTGACGCGTTCAGAAAAAGGTATGACTTTATTACGTCCAAATCAACCCGCTTTCCATTTACCGACGGAAGCCAAGGAAGTTTATGATGTAACGGGGGCAGGTGATACGGTTATTTCCGTTGTGGCTACTGGGTTAGCTGATGGGCGTTCACTGGAAGAATCTTGTTATTTAGCCAATGTTGCAGCAGGTATTGTCGTGGGTAAACTTGGTACATCAACAGTATCAACTGTTGAATTAGAAAATGCGATTCATGGCAGAACGACGACGGGTTTTGGAATTATGACTGAAACTGAGCTTAAAAGTGCGGTCAAATTAGCTAAAGATCGTGGTGAAAAAATTGTGATGACTAATGGCTGTTTTGATATTTTACATCCTGGTCATGTTTCTTATTTAGAAAATGCACGTAAATTAGGTGATCGTTTAATTGTTGCCGTGAACACAGATGCATCTGTGAAACGCTTGAAAGGTGAGAGTCGTCCAATTAATGATTTAAACAATCGTATGGCTGTATTGGCTGGGTTGGCTTCTGTAGACTGGTTAGTAGCATTTGATGAAGACACGCCACAACGTTTAATTGGTGAAATATTGCCTGATTTATTAGTCAAAGGCGGTGATTATAAACCAGAAGATATTGCGGGGTCTAAAGAAGTTTGGGCAAATGGTGGCGATGTGAAAGTATTAAACTTTGAAAATGGCTGCTCAACCAGTAATGTGATTAAGAAAATTCAAGAATTAGGCTAA